Within Staphylococcus sp. NRL 16/872, the genomic segment CATACTTTACCACTAGCATCTGTTTGTTTTAAAAACGCTATTCCATCACTAAAAGCATATAAAAAATTCTCTTTGTTCTTTAAGTTAAATACGTCATTATTGTTGAATTTTTTAGGTTCTCCATAAGTTTTTATTAAATGATATAATTTATAATTTTGTTTCAACATTCTTTAATTTCCCCTACTTATCTGAGTAAAGTTATTTTTAACAACGTTTTATTAATTACACTTACATACTACTCTCAAAAGTTTAAAATGAACATATGAATAAAACATTTAGTATTACAATTTTACAAACTAAATGATTTATAAAAACAGCAAAGATAAATATAGTTGACGTATGTTTTATCTTTTTTAGAATATGAGACGTACGAAATTTCTATTTGTAAGAGATAATGATCATGAATACATTTTAAGAAAGAGAAAAAATTAAATTAGTTAATTCACTCAACAAAATTTCAATGTGAATAGGTGATTTTATGAATAATCTAAAAACAGCTTTAAACTTTTTAGCTTGGTGGGACATCATTTTTGTTGTGCCTATGTTTCTTTTATTTTCTTACTTACCAACCTATAATATTTTCAGTATTGTTTTAAACGTATTAATAATTTTATTTACTTCTATCGGCTTAATTCTAACTGTTCATAGTATTATTGCAATTTTCAAAAGAGGTCGCGACAAAAACGTTTAGGATTTGATAGAAATTAAGAAGTATACAAAACTATTTTACAAATTTTGACTTATAAATTTAGTTGATTTAATGGGATTAGGGTATTATTAAACAAACATTATATAGGTGTATTAATTTAATTAAGGGGGATCTGACGAATGTATATTCCTAAATATTATCAAATGAAAGATTATGAAAAGATTAAGCGCTTTATGATAGAACATAATTTCATTACTATTATTACTATTGACAATTCTGTACCAATTGCCACACATTTGCCTGTTATTGTTGAAGAATATGATAATCAATTATATGTATCTGGACATTTTTCTAAAGAAAATCCTCAATGGAAAACAATAAAAAATAATAGCAATATCCTTATGATATTCCACGGTCCGCATAGCTATATATCATCTACTTGGTACGAAACAGAGGATGTGCCAACATGGGATTATCAAAGTATACACGCATACGGTTGCGGCATGTTATTAGATGAAGACGAACTTATAACTGATTTATCCAAATTACTTCATAAATATGAGTATCACCGTCAAAATGGAGCAACTTGGAATAATATGTCTGATCACACGAAGCAACAAATTCATGGTATTACTGGTTTTAAAGTTAAAGTTAATAAAATAGAAGCCTCCTATAAATTGAGCCAAAATCGTAGTAAAAAGGACAAAGAAAATATTATCAAGCAACTTTCTCAGAGTAATAACACTGTGGACAAACGCTTAGCTAGAGAGATAGATAAGTTCTGAAGTAAAATCAATGCCATATTTTATATAGGTATTACTGATTGTAAAAAAATTTAAATATGGTTTTCTCATTTGCATTAGCTTACTAATGATTTCGATTTTTATTTAAGTATAATAACCGTATTGATGACAATTATTTCTTATATTAATCTAAAAAATGAGATTGAACATTTCAAGTAATAGTCTTCACTATCACTTGTTTATGTTCAATCTCATTAATTTAATCAATCTTCTAAGTCTTTTTCTGCCTTTTCTATAAATTTTTCATTTTCTTTTATTTGTTCTTTTCGTGCCTCTTCAGCCTCTATTTCTCTTTGTTTTTTCATATCATAATAAACTTGTTCACGTTTTTCTTCGCGTCGTTTCGCTCTACTTTCTAATTCTTCTTTAGTATTAAACTCTTTTGAACTTAATAGAATAGTTGATTCTCTAGGTACATCATCTTTGCGATACATATAAGCACCTGTACGATAAGCCGCTCTAGCCACGAGATGCATGCCTACGGGAGAAGTTAAATTAATAAAGACAATAGATAGTAATAAACGTACACTAAAGAAACTTTGTGCATGTATGAAATAGATTAATACACCTATAAGTGTTAATAGTACAGATAAAGTCGAACTTTTAGTAGACGCATGGCTTCGTAAAAAGACATCTTGAAACTTCACAATACCAATAGCACTGATAACTGCAATGATGCTTCCTAGAAATATCAGAATAGCCGCAATTAATTCAACGATTTCGTTTATTTGTTCCATTGAATACTCGACCTCCTCCTATAAATCTAGAAATTGAGACGGAACTTACAAAAGATATTATCGCAATCAACATAATTGAATCTAGGTAAGAGACCGTATTATATATCACACTTATGATACCGACTATACACATAATGACAGCACTCGAAGCATCGAAGGCTACAACCCTATCTGCCGTTGTAGGTCCTTTAATTAAACGGAAGAGCCCAATTAAAAATGCGATACCAAATAATACAAGCGCAGTTGTTGTAAAGAAATTGATGAGTGACTCAATCATTGTGTCACCTCCAAAATCAAGTTTTCATATTGCTTGATGTTTTTCAATAAACTTTCTTTTTCCTTTTCAGAAACATCGATACTATGAATAAAAAATTTATTTGTTGCTTTTGAAATTCTAATCACTGTTGATCCTGGTGTAATAATAATTAAGATAGTTAAAAATGTAATCGACCAATCATTTTTAAGACTCGTTTCATATGTTAAAAGACCAGGATTCATGTCTTTTGTTTTAAAAAGAATGTAATTAATAATACTAATACTAGATGTTATTAATTGATATAAATAAACTGCTATAAACTTTATAACGATCCATACCTTTTTAGGATAAAATTCCTGATTAAAAAAGCGATGAAGAATGTAGATAATAACTAAGCCAATCACATATCCTGAAATAAAGGTAGAGAATAGAAAGGAATCTTCATCTTGAAAGAGCACCCATAGAAACGCAATCAAGATATTTAATACTATTTGTCTCATTTATTCTCCCCCTTTAAATGTGTATTGACTAAACTATGATAATAATGATCATCCATATTTAATTTTGTAGCATTCTCGGTAGCATTCATCACAACTGGCGCTGCAATCCCCATTGCTAATACTACTGCAATAAGAATACCTAGAATACTTTTACGATGCATAGGTAAAGGATTGAAATCAACTTGTTCGCCATCGTCATCACCAAAGTACATAATGAATAAAATTCTAAAGAGGCTATACATTGCAAGTAAGCTTGTAATAATCATTAAAGTTAATCCGATATAATTGCCATTTTGAACTGCACCTTGGAAGATGAGCACTTTTCCTGGGAAACCACTAAATGGTGGAACGCCTCCAATAGCGAAGATCATTACTATAAATGCAACGCCG encodes:
- the mnhE2 gene encoding Na+/H+ antiporter Mnh2 subunit E; its protein translation is MRQIVLNILIAFLWVLFQDEDSFLFSTFISGYVIGLVIIYILHRFFNQEFYPKKVWIVIKFIAVYLYQLITSSISIINYILFKTKDMNPGLLTYETSLKNDWSITFLTILIIITPGSTVIRISKATNKFFIHSIDVSEKEKESLLKNIKQYENLILEVTQ
- a CDS encoding FMN-binding negative transcriptional regulator → MYIPKYYQMKDYEKIKRFMIEHNFITIITIDNSVPIATHLPVIVEEYDNQLYVSGHFSKENPQWKTIKNNSNILMIFHGPHSYISSTWYETEDVPTWDYQSIHAYGCGMLLDEDELITDLSKLLHKYEYHRQNGATWNNMSDHTKQQIHGITGFKVKVNKIEASYKLSQNRSKKDKENIIKQLSQSNNTVDKRLAREIDKF
- a CDS encoding Na+/H+ antiporter subunit G, which codes for MEQINEIVELIAAILIFLGSIIAVISAIGIVKFQDVFLRSHASTKSSTLSVLLTLIGVLIYFIHAQSFFSVRLLLSIVFINLTSPVGMHLVARAAYRTGAYMYRKDDVPRESTILLSSKEFNTKEELESRAKRREEKREQVYYDMKKQREIEAEEARKEQIKENEKFIEKAEKDLED
- a CDS encoding DUF6007 family protein, encoding MNNLKTALNFLAWWDIIFVVPMFLLFSYLPTYNIFSIVLNVLIILFTSIGLILTVHSIIAIFKRGRDKNV
- the mnhF2 gene encoding Na+/H+ antiporter Mnh2 subunit F, with the protein product MIESLINFFTTTALVLFGIAFLIGLFRLIKGPTTADRVVAFDASSAVIMCIVGIISVIYNTVSYLDSIMLIAIISFVSSVSISRFIGGGRVFNGTNKRNR